The following is a genomic window from Micropterus dolomieu isolate WLL.071019.BEF.003 ecotype Adirondacks linkage group LG04, ASM2129224v1, whole genome shotgun sequence.
GCAGTAATGTTAAAGAAAGCCATTCTAGTAGGAAAGAGAGGTCTTTGCAAAAATATATTTGCGACACTGTAAACAAGACACTGTGagcaaattatattaaaatcaCTTATGAGAAGAAAAGACATTTGATGGACCTTGAGGAAGGAAAAAGTTCTATGACATCGGTTTTAGCGTATCCCGGCCGTCATTGGGTGAGAGGCACTGTTCATCAGGTTTAACTTGCTGGCAAACCACAGAAAGGCTGACTTGAAACATTCAGATTGTACACGTGTTTCTGATGCAGCTGTCACttcacttgttttctttctttgttgtcTCCCTCTTGCTGACTGTAGGTAAAGAACATCATGGTTTTATAGATTTGGAGATGTTGCCACCTGAATTAGGCATCACCATATTGTCTTATCTGAATGCTACTGATCTGTGCCTGGCCGGCTGTGTGTGGCAGGACCTGGGAAATGACGAATACTTATGGCAGGGGTAAGGAGGTCATATGTTTGTGGGGATTAAAACAATGAGGTGGTGTTTTGATTCATGTTCAAAAAAAGCGTCTTTGTGACCGGCAAAGAATCATCATCCTGAGCAGTGTTTTGTGTGATCTGCCATACCAAAGACATTTTATAGAGGAGACgtgccactcaatcacattcTCAGTAccactctatggggaaagcctgtAACGGCAAAcatggcggttatcccgcccctcccgctagaaagccaatcgtctgcttttaacagccgaAGCGGGAaacatttcagccaatcgtgtaagggtctgttttactttcGTGGTTCAtgtgtagtagaagtataaccggtGGCggaaaaatgtcttttaaaccttattttgaggCAAAGTCTTCAAACTATTTCAGCGATTTTTGTGCAGTGCAGTTCtagctctctccccattcattcagactGTCAACGgctgtcttttgtttttgcctcatTTAGACAGTAAAATTCTATCTGTTTCTATTTCTATTCTATAACCCACGTGTGTCTGTCCATCAGGCTGTGTAAGTCCACATGGGGACACTGCTCCATCTACAACAGAAGACTTCCTGCTGGTTTCTCATATAGAAGACTATACCTACAACTAGATGAAGGCAGCCTGACATTCAATGCTAACCCACAGGAGGTAACACATGCCCAAACATTCATCAGCAAAatcagcaaataaaacaaaacctctGCTTCCAGCCAACTAAAACTAACTGACAGGTCAGTTACAAAGATAACAAGGTAAAACAGTACCTAACTATGTacctgctattaaaaaaaaaaaaaagaagaaagataaCAAAAGAGGTAGCCACCCCTCGCTGCGATATGATGGATGTGGACTGATGCGGGGAGgcagggtgggagaaagaatcAAAACAAGGGGTCCAATCCCAGGGGAGATGCAGTCAGGAAATGAGAGACTTCATGTCATAATCACATCAGATCAAACAATGAAACACTAAGTCCAGAACACCTCTACTGTACAATaaattcttctttctttttgtgtgtgtagggcATCAGCTATTTCATGTCTAAAGGTATACTAGTGGATCATCCGACCGAGCTGGCTAAGTTCATCTTTTACACCAGACGGCTCAACTGGAAAATGCTGAGGATTTACCTGGATGAGaggttaacacacacacacacacgcagaatACCCAGAAAACTCACTACTAGACTATAATGGCAGAAAGTTCTGTGACAGCAGCTGCATTGTTgtatttatgtctgtgtgtgcaggcgGGATGTCCTGGATGAGTTGGTGACCCTCCATAACTTCAGTAACCAGTTCCTCCCCAATGCTCTACGGGATTTCTTCAGACACATCCACGCGCccgaggagagaggagagtatCTGGAAACCCTCATCACCAAGTTCAGCCACAGGTTTTGTGCCTGTAACCCTGGTCTTGTCCGAGAGCTCGGCCTCAGTCCTGGTTAGTGATTGCAAACATATATACAGAACACATGCTCTATGTTAAAGGTTTTTGTAGTTGTTGTGGTCCCAGGCTTATCggtattaataaaataatggaTGCTGGTATGAAGCCTGGTCTGTCCTGATCAGTGTAAAATCTAAGCATGTTACTTGccacttgtttgttttaagtcaaATCAATTTCATTTATATGTCCCAACctacaaaatcacaaatttgccacAAGCCGCTTTGCAATC
Proteins encoded in this region:
- the fbxo8 gene encoding F-box only protein 8 isoform X2, with translation MGQALWRLPPRQQQQLQEELADRLADQAGGREQGRDGCPQRRAPQHCYGPDIYHLLRTRMGGKEHHGFIDLEMLPPELGITILSYLNATDLCLAGCVWQDLGNDEYLWQGLCKSTWGHCSIYNRRLPAGFSYRRLYLQLDEGSLTFNANPQEGISYFMSKGILVDHPTELAKFIFYTRRLNWKMLRIYLDERRDVLDELVTLHNFSNQFLPNALRDFFRHIHAPEERGEYLETLITKFSHRFCACNPGLVRELGLSPDAVYVLCYSLILLSIDLTSPHVKNKMSKREFIRNTRRAAHNVSDDFVGHLYDNIYLIGHVAA
- the fbxo8 gene encoding F-box only protein 8 isoform X1 — protein: MPSRCVWPMVLKGRRDYGSNYRARWNFHNSVIDLFMRRSRADGGQAETWKRRQMGQALWRLPPRQQQQLQEELADRLADQAGGREQGRDGCPQRRAPQHCYGPDIYHLLRTRMGGKEHHGFIDLEMLPPELGITILSYLNATDLCLAGCVWQDLGNDEYLWQGLCKSTWGHCSIYNRRLPAGFSYRRLYLQLDEGSLTFNANPQEGISYFMSKGILVDHPTELAKFIFYTRRLNWKMLRIYLDERRDVLDELVTLHNFSNQFLPNALRDFFRHIHAPEERGEYLETLITKFSHRFCACNPGLVRELGLSPDAVYVLCYSLILLSIDLTSPHVKNKMSKREFIRNTRRAAHNVSDDFVGHLYDNIYLIGHVAA